The following are encoded together in the Mumia sp. Pv4-285 genome:
- a CDS encoding adenylate/guanylate cyclase domain-containing protein yields MSERRAVHGGTPSSQRAGLAAVTVCLALPLLGLGLLLWRPEIDIVWEDHPAHFWIVLAAAATSAVLASVMGTAAQRRGDARVLLAAYAFLVTAAFLGLHALATPKVLLDTPNAGFVLATPAGLALGAVFAVWSGSNLSGERDVAVVRRAPLLRGVIVALALGWAVLSLAQIWPFDTGAVPEQVDGLLTAFAGAAIVGYAVAAWRYLGIWRERRSALPLAVASAFVLLAEASVAVAFSRSWHLSWWEWHLLMLAAVVLVAVTARAQWHEERFAGLYLDDTTEGERDMSILFADLQGFTTFSEAHEPREVTQMLNVFFEVAVPAVAGRYGGDVDRIIGDALMVTFNRRGDQPDHARRAALAGLALQEATASVLEEHPDWPRFRVGISSGPVSVSVLGTAGGRTHTVIGDTVNTASRIEGKAPAGGVAVSAATLALLPDAQSEPLGFLELKGKAQPVEVFRIVGLDAAPR; encoded by the coding sequence ATGTCTGAGCGCCGGGCGGTCCACGGCGGCACGCCGTCGTCCCAGCGTGCCGGCCTCGCCGCGGTCACGGTGTGTCTCGCGCTGCCGCTGCTCGGGCTCGGCCTGCTGCTGTGGCGCCCGGAGATCGACATCGTCTGGGAGGACCATCCCGCTCATTTCTGGATCGTCCTCGCCGCGGCCGCGACCAGCGCCGTCCTCGCATCCGTGATGGGGACGGCGGCCCAGCGTCGCGGCGACGCTCGCGTCCTGCTCGCCGCGTACGCGTTCCTCGTGACCGCTGCGTTCCTCGGGCTGCACGCGCTGGCGACGCCGAAGGTGCTGCTGGACACACCCAACGCCGGTTTCGTCCTCGCGACGCCGGCCGGCCTGGCTCTGGGCGCGGTCTTCGCGGTGTGGTCCGGGAGCAACCTGAGCGGGGAGCGCGACGTCGCGGTCGTACGCCGTGCGCCGCTGCTGCGCGGCGTGATCGTGGCCCTGGCGCTCGGGTGGGCCGTCCTGTCGCTCGCCCAGATCTGGCCGTTCGACACCGGTGCGGTGCCCGAGCAGGTCGACGGCCTGCTGACGGCGTTCGCCGGTGCGGCGATCGTCGGGTACGCGGTAGCAGCTTGGCGCTACCTCGGCATCTGGCGAGAGCGCCGCTCTGCGCTGCCGCTCGCTGTCGCGTCGGCGTTCGTGCTGCTCGCCGAGGCCTCGGTCGCGGTCGCCTTCTCGCGCAGCTGGCACCTGTCGTGGTGGGAGTGGCACCTCCTGATGCTGGCCGCCGTCGTGCTCGTCGCCGTCACCGCCCGCGCGCAGTGGCACGAGGAACGCTTCGCGGGCCTCTACCTGGACGACACGACGGAGGGGGAGCGCGACATGAGCATCCTGTTCGCGGACCTCCAGGGCTTCACCACGTTCTCGGAGGCGCACGAGCCGCGCGAGGTCACGCAGATGCTCAACGTGTTCTTCGAGGTCGCCGTGCCGGCGGTGGCGGGACGGTACGGCGGCGACGTGGACCGGATCATCGGCGACGCGCTCATGGTCACCTTCAACCGCCGAGGTGACCAGCCGGACCACGCGCGTCGGGCGGCCCTCGCCGGTCTCGCGCTCCAGGAGGCGACCGCGTCCGTGCTCGAGGAGCACCCGGACTGGCCCCGGTTCAGGGTCGGGATCAGCTCCGGTCCGGTGTCGGTGAGCGTGCTCGGCACCGCGGGCGGGCGGACCCACACGGTCATCGGCGACACCGTCAACACCGCCAGCCGGATCGAGGGAAAGGCGCCGGCGGGCGGGGTCGCCGTCAGTGCGGCGACCTTGGCGCTGCTGCCGGACGCGCAGTCGGAGCCGCTCGGGTTCCTCGAGCTGAAGGGCAAGGCGCAGCCCGTCGAGGTGTTCCGGATCGTCGGCCTCGACGCCGCGCCGCGCTAG
- a CDS encoding thymidine kinase — translation MASLLFFTGTMDSGKSTLALQTNHNHAARGRVGRIFTSRDRAGDGRLSSRLGLSTEAIEVDPAFDFWEYVVSSLTAGGRIDYVIADEAQFYTKEQVEALARIADELQIDVFAFGILTDFRTRLFEGSARLVELADRIQPLQVEALCWCGKRATHNARTENGVMVTEGDQIVVGDVDEPGFPTPNVGYEVLCRQHHRRRMTTARARAVTTLNDPLPFGG, via the coding sequence GTGGCGAGCCTGCTCTTCTTCACCGGGACCATGGACAGCGGCAAGTCGACGCTGGCCCTCCAGACGAACCACAACCACGCCGCGCGCGGGCGTGTCGGGCGAATCTTCACGAGCCGCGACCGGGCCGGCGACGGACGCCTCTCCAGCCGTCTCGGCCTCTCCACCGAGGCGATCGAGGTCGACCCGGCGTTCGACTTCTGGGAGTACGTCGTCAGCTCGCTCACCGCCGGCGGGCGGATCGACTACGTGATCGCCGACGAGGCCCAGTTCTACACCAAGGAACAGGTCGAGGCGCTGGCCCGGATCGCCGACGAGCTGCAGATCGACGTCTTCGCGTTCGGGATCCTCACCGACTTCCGCACGCGGTTGTTCGAGGGGTCTGCCCGCCTCGTCGAGCTCGCCGACCGCATCCAGCCGCTCCAGGTCGAGGCGCTGTGCTGGTGCGGCAAGCGCGCGACCCACAACGCCCGCACCGAGAACGGCGTCATGGTCACGGAGGGCGACCAGATCGTCGTCGGAGACGTGGACGAGCCCGGGTTCCCGACGCCGAACGTCGGGTACGAGGTGCTCTGCCGCCAGCACCACCGCCGCCGGATGACGACAGCCCGCGCCCGTGCAGTGACGACCCTGAACGACCCGCTGCCCTTCGGCGGCTAG
- a CDS encoding MmcQ/YjbR family DNA-binding protein yields the protein MARSRKARESDIDEIALALPRTVKVPGWGGLPSYQVSKKFFVGYRSPRPDAVDAETGQRLTDVLVFRVPDEGDKLALVQGDGPWFTTPHFDGYNAVLLRLAHLGTLTRGELAEVIEDAWRSQAPKTVVKKWEAERGGH from the coding sequence ATGGCACGGTCGCGGAAGGCACGCGAGTCCGACATCGACGAGATCGCGCTCGCCCTGCCTCGTACGGTCAAGGTCCCCGGCTGGGGCGGCCTGCCGTCGTACCAGGTGAGCAAGAAGTTCTTCGTCGGCTACCGCTCCCCACGCCCCGACGCGGTCGATGCCGAGACCGGCCAGCGGCTCACCGACGTCCTCGTCTTCCGGGTGCCCGACGAAGGCGACAAGCTCGCCCTCGTCCAGGGTGACGGCCCGTGGTTCACGACCCCGCACTTCGACGGCTACAACGCGGTCCTGCTGCGCCTCGCCCACCTCGGCACCCTGACCCGCGGGGAGCTCGCCGAGGTGATCGAGGACGCCTGGCGATCGCAGGCTCCGAAGACGGTCGTCAAGAAGTGGGAGGCCGAGCGTGGAGGCCACTGA
- a CDS encoding helix-turn-helix transcriptional regulator, producing MSRVRAPLVGRAAELGALEAALAEVRAGASRTFVVAGEAGIGKSRLVDELTLSVRDDGATLVVRGTCAGSSSGPIPYAALEGVLRDVVGALGVDETLAAAGPGADALGLIAPRLIDVRPDVMPGRLPEVVAGLLVEVARSRPLVVVVEDLHWSDDTTRATVDRLARVAGDTSMLLVVTYRSDDVGRGHPLRGVIAELERSRVVTRIDLRRLDRAEVAQLASALLDTDELGPGLADLIERSDGVPFYVEELLGSLGSSLPESLRDLLLLRYRRLSPTAQEFCRWVAAAGLRAPYDLLADALGADTLTDTEAAAREAVEAAVLVGDGDAYAFRHALVQEAVYTELLPGERRRLHSDYAAALATLPSTVSRLSEIADHWWKARVLDRALATAVTAFGAADAAGSRTTAASLGERALELWEMVPDASDVAGLSHHGLLIRVADAVAATTRLDRAVALSRQALDEWPEDDRYGLALALDDAAVIMAQSGSEEGRVLLERGLALVPPGTRDDVRVALLVSKARDAMLDGRASESVAYATECYDTAIAVGAMPQASLALNMRGVSRVVDKGDEGGFDDLELARQLAGDVWMPLGRYFTNTSHAYLVRGQYARAFALAEEGARRSHALGAGWSSAAMLEGNMAECMIALGQWDRAQAWYEQSVPLVSSSAFAVYLRERWAWLLMWRGDVDAAETLVRSSEAEWARVGRLEAQVRTRVAETMAHLALLRDDPELALQLITDVVLAPDRPRDSAYDPSMLAVAARAVAMLRRSPGAEGPDISPYRALLAKCTHTSRFELWAAVFAAELGEAPWSVVVDLDGGPAHVRPYALLRDGEALLADGDRAAARDRLAEAVEAARAIGCGLVADQAEATLSSVGLRAPRRGDGDELTDRERQVLELVADGLTNGQIAERLFISPKTASVHVSAILRKLGVASRTEAAVKARSVSGA from the coding sequence ATGTCTCGAGTCCGAGCACCCCTCGTAGGCCGCGCAGCCGAGCTCGGGGCGCTCGAGGCGGCGCTCGCCGAGGTGCGCGCGGGTGCGTCGCGGACGTTCGTCGTGGCCGGCGAGGCGGGCATCGGCAAGAGCCGCCTCGTCGACGAGCTCACGCTGTCGGTTCGCGACGACGGCGCCACCCTCGTGGTCAGGGGCACGTGCGCGGGCTCCAGCTCGGGTCCGATCCCGTACGCGGCGCTCGAGGGCGTGCTCCGCGACGTCGTGGGTGCCCTGGGGGTCGACGAGACGCTCGCTGCCGCCGGGCCGGGAGCCGACGCGCTCGGGCTGATCGCGCCACGCCTCATCGACGTGCGCCCGGACGTCATGCCCGGGCGCCTGCCGGAGGTCGTCGCCGGGCTCCTCGTCGAGGTCGCGCGGAGCCGCCCGCTCGTCGTGGTCGTCGAGGACCTGCACTGGTCGGACGACACCACCCGGGCCACGGTCGACCGACTTGCCCGTGTCGCCGGCGACACGTCGATGCTCCTCGTCGTCACCTACCGCAGCGACGACGTCGGCCGTGGCCACCCGTTGCGGGGCGTGATCGCCGAGCTGGAGCGGTCGAGGGTGGTCACCCGGATCGACCTCCGACGGCTCGACCGCGCCGAGGTGGCGCAGCTCGCCTCCGCGCTGCTCGACACCGACGAGCTGGGGCCGGGCCTCGCCGACCTGATCGAGCGCAGCGACGGGGTTCCCTTCTACGTCGAGGAGCTGCTGGGGTCCTTGGGCTCGTCGCTGCCCGAGTCGCTGCGCGACCTGTTGCTGCTCCGCTACCGGCGTCTGTCGCCGACCGCGCAGGAGTTCTGCCGGTGGGTGGCCGCCGCAGGGCTGCGCGCGCCGTACGACCTGCTGGCCGACGCCCTCGGCGCCGACACCCTCACCGACACCGAAGCCGCTGCCCGCGAGGCCGTGGAGGCGGCGGTGCTCGTCGGTGACGGCGACGCGTACGCGTTCAGGCACGCGCTGGTCCAGGAGGCGGTCTACACCGAGCTGCTGCCCGGGGAGCGGCGGCGGCTGCACTCCGACTACGCGGCGGCGCTCGCGACCTTGCCGTCGACGGTGTCGCGGCTGTCGGAGATCGCCGACCACTGGTGGAAGGCCCGGGTGCTCGACCGGGCGCTGGCGACCGCCGTCACGGCGTTCGGAGCGGCGGACGCCGCCGGATCACGGACGACGGCGGCTTCCTTGGGCGAGCGCGCCCTGGAGCTCTGGGAGATGGTGCCCGACGCCTCGGACGTCGCAGGGCTCTCTCACCACGGTCTGCTGATCCGCGTCGCCGACGCGGTGGCGGCGACCACCCGGCTCGACCGTGCGGTGGCGCTCAGCCGGCAGGCGCTCGACGAGTGGCCTGAAGACGACCGGTACGGCCTCGCCCTCGCGCTCGACGACGCGGCGGTGATCATGGCGCAGTCCGGCAGCGAGGAGGGGCGCGTCCTGCTCGAGCGAGGGCTGGCGCTCGTGCCACCAGGCACGCGTGACGACGTACGGGTGGCGCTCCTGGTCTCCAAGGCGCGCGACGCGATGCTCGACGGACGTGCCTCCGAGTCCGTCGCATACGCCACCGAGTGCTATGACACGGCGATCGCCGTCGGCGCGATGCCCCAGGCGTCGCTCGCTCTCAACATGCGTGGGGTGAGCCGGGTCGTGGACAAGGGCGACGAAGGCGGCTTCGACGACCTCGAGCTCGCTCGCCAGCTTGCCGGAGACGTCTGGATGCCGCTCGGGCGCTACTTCACCAACACCTCTCACGCCTACCTGGTCCGGGGCCAGTACGCGCGCGCGTTCGCGCTGGCCGAGGAGGGCGCGCGCCGGTCGCACGCGCTCGGCGCCGGGTGGAGCAGCGCCGCGATGCTCGAGGGCAACATGGCGGAGTGCATGATCGCGCTCGGCCAGTGGGACCGGGCGCAGGCCTGGTACGAGCAGTCCGTCCCGCTCGTGTCGTCGAGTGCCTTCGCCGTCTACCTGCGGGAGCGGTGGGCGTGGCTGCTGATGTGGCGCGGCGACGTCGACGCGGCCGAGACGCTCGTGCGGTCGAGCGAGGCCGAGTGGGCTCGCGTCGGTCGGCTCGAGGCGCAGGTCCGGACCCGCGTCGCAGAGACGATGGCCCATCTCGCGCTGCTGCGCGACGACCCGGAGCTAGCACTGCAGCTCATCACCGACGTGGTCCTCGCACCCGATCGCCCGCGCGACTCCGCGTACGACCCGTCGATGCTCGCGGTCGCGGCGCGGGCTGTGGCGATGCTCCGCCGTTCCCCGGGAGCGGAGGGGCCGGACATCTCCCCGTACCGTGCCCTCCTCGCCAAGTGCACGCACACGAGCAGGTTCGAGCTCTGGGCGGCAGTGTTCGCCGCGGAACTGGGCGAGGCACCCTGGTCGGTGGTCGTCGATCTCGACGGGGGCCCGGCGCACGTCCGCCCTTACGCGTTGCTGCGCGACGGAGAGGCGCTCCTCGCTGACGGTGACCGTGCGGCGGCGCGCGATCGGCTCGCGGAAGCGGTCGAGGCGGCACGCGCCATCGGCTGCGGGCTCGTCGCCGACCAGGCCGAGGCGACGCTGTCGTCGGTCGGCCTTCGGGCACCGCGACGGGGCGACGGCGACGAGCTCACCGACCGCGAGCGCCAGGTCCTCGAGCTGGTGGCGGACGGCCTCACCAACGGGCAGATCGCCGAGCGACTCTTCATCAGCCCCAAGACCGCATCCGTGCACGTGTCGGCGATCCTGCGGAAGCTCGGAGTGGCGAGCCGTACGGAGGCGGCAGTGAAGGCGCGTTCGGTGAGCGGCGCTTAG
- a CDS encoding alkaline phosphatase family protein: MTAADIAQSTVDYHGRSLTSLLPSIAAAMGVPSWTDVLGLPPADRYVVVLVDGLGHDLLAEHADAAPYLASLLHREPLRSGLPSTTATSLTSLGTGLPPGRHGIVGYTSRIPGTDRVMNSLRWDPEVDPAQWQPHPTMFERIDAAGIPTSTVNKAEFEGTGLTVCSQSGVPFHPFVSVYERLDVVVEASEATPRSLVYTYESTLDHTGHEKGSTSPEWRDRLRGIDHDLADLRDALGPGTALVVTADHGMLDLPRAGRFDVEAEPGLLTDVTVFAGEARFRHLYTRSGAEEEVAARWRDRVADQALVLTRDEAEAAGWFGPIDDRVRPRIGDVVVAALGDFGVFSSRHFAIELQMAGFHGSVTPAEMRVPLLVDL, encoded by the coding sequence GTGACCGCGGCCGACATCGCGCAGTCGACGGTCGACTACCACGGACGCAGCCTCACGTCTCTGCTCCCGAGCATCGCCGCGGCCATGGGCGTGCCGAGCTGGACCGACGTGCTGGGTCTGCCGCCTGCCGACCGCTACGTCGTGGTGCTCGTCGACGGTCTCGGGCACGACCTGCTCGCCGAGCACGCCGACGCCGCGCCCTACCTCGCCTCGCTGCTGCACCGCGAGCCGCTGCGCTCCGGGCTGCCGTCGACCACGGCCACGAGCCTCACCTCCCTCGGCACCGGTCTGCCTCCCGGTCGCCACGGCATCGTCGGCTACACGAGCCGGATCCCGGGCACCGACCGGGTCATGAACTCGCTCCGCTGGGATCCCGAGGTCGACCCCGCCCAGTGGCAGCCTCACCCGACGATGTTCGAGCGGATCGACGCCGCCGGCATCCCCACGTCCACGGTCAACAAGGCGGAGTTCGAGGGGACGGGCCTGACCGTCTGCAGCCAGAGCGGCGTGCCGTTCCACCCGTTCGTCTCCGTCTACGAGCGCCTCGACGTGGTCGTCGAGGCGTCCGAGGCGACGCCCCGGTCGCTCGTCTACACGTACGAGTCGACGCTGGACCACACCGGTCACGAGAAGGGCTCCACCTCGCCCGAGTGGCGTGACCGCCTGCGTGGCATCGACCACGACCTGGCCGACCTGCGCGACGCGCTCGGTCCGGGGACGGCTCTTGTCGTCACCGCAGACCACGGCATGCTCGACCTGCCGCGGGCGGGTCGCTTCGACGTGGAGGCCGAGCCCGGCCTGCTCACCGACGTCACCGTCTTCGCAGGCGAGGCGCGGTTCCGTCACCTCTACACCCGCTCGGGTGCGGAGGAGGAGGTCGCCGCGCGCTGGCGCGACAGGGTTGCCGACCAGGCCCTGGTGCTGACACGCGACGAGGCGGAGGCGGCTGGCTGGTTCGGTCCGATCGACGACCGCGTACGCCCTCGGATCGGCGACGTCGTCGTGGCCGCGCTCGGTGACTTCGGGGTCTTCTCGTCGCGGCACTTCGCGATCGAGCTCCAGATGGCAGGGTTCCACGGTTCGGTCACCCCGGCCGAGATGCGGGTGCCGCTCCTCGTCGACCTGTGA
- a CDS encoding sulfurtransferase — MAADPVVTVGDLALMLAAQDVVVLDVRYALGGAPGREEYDAGHVPGAAYVDMDTELADPPGDGTRGRHPLPDPARFAAAMRVHGVRGGTPVVVYDAADGTSAARAWWLLTYHGHPDVRLLDGGYAAWVAAGEPTSSDPPSPEPGDFVAEPGHLPLVDAAGAARVAREGVLLDARVAERYRGEVEPIDPVAGHVPGAVSAPTFANVDADGRWRAGGELADRFAGLGAVAGVEVAAYCGSGVTAAHEVLALRRAGVDAALYAGSWSEWVSDPDRPVATGVESV; from the coding sequence ATGGCGGCGGATCCCGTGGTGACGGTCGGAGACTTGGCGCTCATGCTCGCGGCGCAGGACGTGGTCGTCCTCGACGTCCGGTACGCCCTGGGTGGCGCGCCCGGACGCGAGGAGTACGACGCCGGCCACGTGCCGGGAGCGGCGTACGTGGACATGGACACCGAGCTGGCTGACCCGCCTGGCGACGGCACCCGGGGTCGGCACCCGCTGCCCGATCCGGCGCGGTTCGCGGCGGCGATGCGAGTCCACGGCGTACGGGGTGGGACTCCAGTGGTCGTGTACGACGCCGCGGACGGGACGTCGGCCGCCCGGGCGTGGTGGCTGCTGACGTACCACGGCCACCCCGACGTACGGCTGCTCGACGGTGGGTACGCGGCCTGGGTCGCCGCGGGGGAGCCGACGTCGTCCGACCCGCCGTCCCCCGAGCCGGGGGACTTCGTCGCGGAGCCCGGGCACCTGCCGCTGGTCGATGCTGCGGGTGCGGCACGGGTGGCACGGGAGGGCGTGCTGCTCGACGCGCGGGTCGCCGAGCGCTATCGCGGGGAGGTGGAGCCGATCGACCCGGTCGCCGGGCACGTCCCGGGTGCGGTGAGCGCGCCGACCTTCGCCAACGTCGACGCCGACGGCCGCTGGCGGGCGGGCGGCGAGCTCGCCGACCGCTTCGCCGGGCTCGGCGCCGTCGCCGGTGTCGAGGTGGCCGCGTACTGCGGCTCCGGGGTGACGGCGGCCCACGAGGTGCTGGCACTGCGCCGCGCCGGTGTGGACGCGGCGCTGTACGCCGGCTCGTGGAGCGAGTGGGTGAGCGACCCCGATCGGCCGGTCGCGACCGGCGTGGAGTCTGTCTGA
- a CDS encoding FAD-dependent oxidoreductase, whose product MARHGDTARPLLLAVDRDPDSLERIEEELGRAFGSDYRVRGELTSADAVRVLEQAHDRSAPVAVVLVDHGLDPEDRVDVLSTARTLHPDARRAMLVEWGSWASRSVARSILSAVAVGDVSYYVLKPWTSRDELFHRTVAEFVQEWSRNDASTMREVVVVAGRSSARAAQVRSMLLRNGVPHAFRERGTALADGVEGVVRDGGHDLDGVDVLVWMPAIGGTVLLDPSDVEIAEAWGVRTTLEGDRDFDLVVVGAGPGGLAAAVYGSSEGLRTLVVEREAIGGQAGSSSLIRNYLGFSRGISGAELAQRAYQQAWVFGAHVLFMREVVALRRRDTGGFEVEVSGVGTVTARAVVLASGVSYRRMGVPALEAFSGSGVFYGASVSEAHAMTGRRAVVVGGGNSAGQAVLHLARYCAHVTLSIRSETIEAGMSKYLVDAIAATDNITVRTGTEVVGGGGEGWLENVVVRDRTTGLEDVERADGLFAMIGAQPRTDWLPDAVVRDPRGFVLAGADAAIVGTWSRARPPRPYETTLPGVFAVGDLRAGSVKRVASAVGEGSVVVSQVHECLAEGDV is encoded by the coding sequence ATGGCGCGTCATGGCGACACTGCCCGACCTCTGCTCCTCGCGGTCGACCGGGATCCCGACTCCCTCGAGCGCATCGAGGAGGAGCTGGGTCGTGCCTTCGGCTCGGACTACCGGGTCCGTGGCGAGCTGACCTCGGCCGACGCCGTACGCGTCCTGGAGCAGGCGCACGACCGTTCGGCCCCGGTCGCCGTGGTGCTCGTCGACCACGGCCTCGACCCCGAGGACCGCGTCGACGTCCTCTCGACCGCGCGCACCCTCCACCCGGACGCTCGCCGCGCGATGCTCGTCGAGTGGGGTTCCTGGGCGAGCCGCTCGGTGGCTCGGAGCATCCTGTCGGCGGTCGCTGTCGGTGACGTCAGCTACTACGTGCTGAAGCCGTGGACGAGCCGCGACGAGCTGTTCCACCGTACGGTCGCCGAGTTCGTGCAGGAGTGGTCGCGAAACGACGCGAGCACGATGCGCGAGGTCGTCGTGGTGGCGGGCCGCAGCTCGGCGCGAGCCGCCCAGGTGCGCAGCATGCTGCTGCGCAACGGCGTGCCCCACGCGTTCCGCGAACGCGGCACCGCGCTGGCCGACGGCGTCGAGGGAGTCGTCCGCGACGGCGGCCACGATCTGGACGGCGTCGACGTCCTCGTGTGGATGCCCGCGATCGGGGGCACGGTCCTCCTGGACCCGAGCGACGTGGAGATCGCCGAGGCGTGGGGCGTACGGACGACGCTCGAGGGTGACCGGGACTTCGACCTCGTGGTCGTCGGCGCCGGTCCGGGGGGCCTGGCGGCAGCGGTGTACGGGTCGTCCGAAGGACTGCGCACCCTCGTCGTCGAGCGGGAGGCGATCGGCGGCCAGGCGGGGTCCAGCTCGCTGATCCGCAACTACCTGGGCTTCTCGCGAGGCATCAGCGGGGCGGAGCTCGCTCAGCGCGCCTACCAGCAGGCGTGGGTGTTCGGGGCCCACGTGCTGTTCATGCGGGAGGTCGTCGCCCTGCGACGCCGGGACACGGGCGGCTTCGAGGTCGAGGTCAGCGGCGTGGGCACCGTGACGGCCCGTGCCGTCGTCCTCGCGTCCGGCGTCTCGTACCGCAGGATGGGCGTCCCCGCCCTGGAGGCCTTCAGCGGGTCGGGTGTGTTCTACGGTGCCAGCGTCTCGGAGGCGCACGCGATGACCGGGCGACGCGCTGTCGTCGTCGGAGGCGGCAACTCCGCGGGCCAGGCAGTCCTCCACCTGGCTCGCTACTGCGCCCACGTCACGCTGTCGATCCGCTCGGAAACGATCGAGGCCGGCATGTCGAAGTACCTCGTCGACGCCATCGCCGCGACCGACAACATCACCGTGCGGACCGGGACCGAGGTGGTCGGCGGCGGTGGTGAGGGCTGGCTCGAGAACGTCGTCGTCCGGGACCGGACCACCGGTCTCGAGGACGTCGAGCGGGCCGACGGGCTCTTCGCGATGATCGGCGCCCAGCCGAGGACCGACTGGCTCCCGGACGCGGTGGTGCGGGACCCGCGGGGCTTCGTGCTCGCCGGGGCCGATGCCGCGATCGTCGGCACCTGGTCGCGCGCGCGTCCGCCGCGGCCGTACGAGACGACCCTGCCGGGCGTGTTCGCGGTCGGTGACCTGCGGGCTGGCTCGGTCAAGCGCGTCGCCTCGGCGGTCGGCGAGGGGTCGGTCGTCGTCTCGCAGGTCCACGAGTGCCTGGCCGAGGGCGATGTCTGA
- a CDS encoding ATP-dependent DNA ligase, producing the protein MGSVLLADVVATSRTVAGTRSRLAKRSAIAGLLRRTDLGDLEVVITYLAGELRQRRTGLGWASLRDMPSPGSEPSLTVGEVDATFASMAAMSGPGSQGERAAAATALFGAATADEQRFLAGLVSGDVRQGALDSIVLDALAEASDVPAAEVRRAAMLQGATPPVALAAMTGGRDAVAVIAVLSPGRAVRPMLASSAPDLAAALDKIGPGTTASVDTKLDGIRIQVHRVGDDVRVFTRSLDDITERVPQIVATVRELAVDPVVLDGEALVIERDGRPAPFQDIASLGATHPRDTAPDLRSGDDVRVLSPVFFDVLHADGDDLLDRPLRERLEVLGRIAPSLGVPRLRTADPEEAQRFFADAVSSGYEGVVVKSLDAPYDAGRRGAAWVKVKPRHTLDLVVLAVEWGSGRRKGWLSNIHLGARDPEGGFVMLGKTFKGMTDEMLAWQTERFRELASGPADGHVVPLRPEQVVEIAFDGVQRSPRYPGGVALRFARVLRYRDDKTPAEADTIDAVRALR; encoded by the coding sequence ATGGGTTCCGTGCTCCTCGCCGACGTCGTCGCCACCTCGCGGACCGTTGCCGGCACGCGATCGCGCCTGGCCAAACGATCCGCGATCGCAGGCCTGCTGCGCCGTACGGACCTGGGCGACCTGGAGGTCGTGATCACCTATCTCGCCGGCGAGCTTCGCCAGCGCCGTACGGGCCTGGGGTGGGCGTCGTTGCGCGACATGCCGTCACCAGGTTCTGAGCCGAGCCTGACCGTGGGCGAGGTCGATGCCACCTTCGCGTCGATGGCGGCGATGTCGGGCCCCGGGTCTCAGGGCGAGCGGGCGGCCGCGGCGACCGCGTTGTTCGGCGCGGCGACGGCCGACGAGCAGCGGTTCCTCGCCGGCCTGGTCTCCGGCGACGTGCGCCAGGGTGCCCTCGACTCGATCGTCCTCGACGCGCTCGCCGAAGCCTCCGACGTCCCCGCGGCCGAGGTGCGTCGCGCGGCGATGCTCCAGGGTGCGACTCCCCCGGTGGCGCTCGCCGCGATGACGGGCGGTCGCGACGCCGTCGCTGTGATCGCGGTGCTCTCCCCAGGACGCGCCGTACGCCCGATGCTGGCGTCGTCGGCGCCCGACCTCGCCGCGGCGCTCGACAAGATCGGCCCCGGCACGACCGCGTCGGTCGACACCAAGCTCGACGGCATCCGCATCCAGGTCCACCGCGTCGGTGACGACGTCCGGGTCTTCACCCGCAGCCTCGACGACATCACCGAACGCGTCCCCCAGATCGTCGCGACCGTCCGAGAGCTCGCTGTCGACCCGGTCGTCCTCGACGGCGAGGCGCTGGTGATCGAGCGCGACGGGCGTCCGGCTCCGTTCCAGGACATCGCCTCGCTCGGTGCGACCCACCCGCGCGACACGGCGCCCGACCTGCGGTCGGGGGACGACGTACGAGTCCTGTCGCCGGTGTTCTTCGACGTCCTCCACGCGGACGGCGACGACCTCCTCGACCGCCCGCTGCGTGAGCGCCTCGAGGTCCTCGGCCGCATCGCGCCGAGCCTCGGCGTCCCTCGCCTGCGGACCGCCGATCCCGAGGAGGCACAGCGGTTCTTCGCCGACGCCGTCTCGTCCGGATACGAGGGCGTGGTCGTGAAGTCCCTCGACGCCCCGTACGACGCGGGCCGGCGCGGAGCGGCCTGGGTGAAGGTCAAGCCCCGGCACACCCTCGACCTGGTGGTGCTTGCCGTGGAGTGGGGGTCGGGGCGCCGCAAGGGGTGGCTGAGCAACATCCACCTGGGTGCACGTGACCCCGAGGGTGGGTTCGTGATGCTCGGCAAGACGTTCAAGGGCATGACCGACGAGATGCTCGCGTGGCAGACGGAGCGGTTCCGCGAGCTCGCCAGCGGACCGGCAGACGGTCACGTCGTCCCCCTTCGACCCGAGCAGGTCGTCGAGATCGCGTTCGACGGGGTGCAGCGGTCGCCGCGCTACCCGGGCGGTGTGGCCCTGCGGTTCGCGCGCGTGCTGCGCTACCGCGACGACAAGACGCCGGCCGAGGCCGACACGATCGACGCGGTCCGCGCACTTCGCTAG